One segment of Cutaneotrichosporon cavernicola HIS019 DNA, chromosome: 4 DNA contains the following:
- a CDS encoding uncharacterized protein (Recruits TFIIH to the initiation complex and stimulates the RNA polymerase II C-terminal domain kinase and DNA-dependent ATPase activities of TFIIH. Both TFIIH and TFIIE are required for promoter clearance by RNA polymerase) has protein sequence MLKRKSPYGSMSPAPGSRGASVGVKAEGSDIKRLRGTMSFASAPPSYIDPRVVVLELRDYLKDRISMPYQDAFFHVQEHNPGVDVGHVLDLLKKQERVKFNETNQVFMYEPEIVLRTQQDLRRHIRLHSRPTAPLLYKDMKELMPGTELPQYMDELEKDGSIMILRSLTGRLKDAPLPPLGRENGFGEKLNAGGPERWKTIFYDSIRENGRATPRVEDEIVFAWADVKIAETDNVAKLLEEQDLKSSTSAQGPAKETKKPEPKKKKRGRRALKLTNTHMKDLGIDFGKDYEAPS, from the exons ATGTTAAAGCGCAAATCGCCGTACGGGTCGATGTCGCCTGCCCCTGGCAGCCGCGGCGCCAGCGTtggcgtcaaggccgaggggTCGGACATTAAGCGCCTCAGGG GCACGATGTCGTTCGCGTCCGCACCGCCGTCATACATCGACCCCCGTgttgtcgtcctcgagctgcgtgATTACCTCAAG GACAGGATCTCGATGCCGTACCAGGACGCGTTCTTCCATGTGCAGGAACACAACCCTGGGGTCGATGTTGGgcatgtcctcgacctcctcaagaAACAGGAGCGCGTCAAGTTTAACGAAACGAACCAGGTATTCATGTATGAG cccGAGATTGTCCTCCGCACGCAGCAGGACCTGCGCCGCCACATCCGCCTACACTCGCGTCCGACTGCGCCTCTCCTGTACAAGGACATGAAGGAGCTCATGCCCGGGACAGAGCTCCCGCAATacatggacgagctcgaaAAGGACGGCAGTATCATGATCCTCCGCTCACTCACCGGCCGTCTCAAGGACGCCCCCCTGCCTCCGCTCGGGCGCGAGAACGGGTTCGGAGAGAAGCTGAACGCGGGTGGCCCAGAGCGCTGGAAGACAATCTTCTACGACTCGATCCGCGAGAAcgggcgcgcgacgccgcgtgtcgaggatg AAATCGTCTTTGCATGGGCGGACGTGAAGATCGCCGAGACGGATAATGTTGCCAAGCTGCTCGAAGAGC AGGACCTCAAGTCGAGTACATCGGCACAGGGTCCGGCCAAGGAAACGAAGAAGCCGGagcccaagaagaagaagcgcggtcgccgcgctctcaAGCTCACCAACACGCATATGAAGGACCTC GGCATCGACTTTGGCAAGGACTACGAGGCACCGTCGTAG
- a CDS encoding uncharacterized protein (DUF1338): MTAFISKDELRARFCTALSVMYRTEVPLYGDLIELVDDVNATFPGTPEDRLKVERHGAIRLGKPDELQMIARLFNQMGMEPVGYYDLAPSGVPVHSTAFRPTTEEALAINPFRVFTSLLLPELLPPSLRAEVEATLAKRDIFHIRVREIVAQAEVEGGVHMEEADELVARALETFKWHDAAAVPRDVYDRMHAAHPLVADIAAFKGPHINHLTPRVLDIDAAQAGMSARGITPKQIIEGPPKRKCEILLRQTSFQALTEPIKFAGGERAGSHRARFGEIEQRGCALTKKGHNLYLQLLATVPPSINNEEHQAALAAAFQSFPDTYEEMFAQGLGYFEFSLAGAVPTSTKSLEDLVKAGVVKLSPVTYEDFLPASAAGIFQSNLDEHNRSRGGSPSAPGWTREKFAALLPVDMRDSFELHEGIQKRSLEALEAKLGFSLE; this comes from the exons ATGACTGCCTTCATCtccaaggacgagctgcgtGCGCGCTTCTGCACCGCCCTCAGCGTCATGTACCGCACCGAGGTGCCGCTGTATGGCGACCTGATCGAGCTGGTTGACGATGTCAATGCCACTTTTCCTGGTACCCCAGAGG ACcgcctcaaggtcgagcgccACGGCGCGATCCGCCTGGGCAAGCCCGACGAGCTGCAGATGATCGCCCGCCTCTTCAACCAGATGGGCATGGAGCCTGTTGGGTACTACGACCTCGCTCCCTCGGGCGTGCCGGTGCACTCGACTGCTTTCCGCCCTACGACTGAGGAAGCGCTCGCCATCAACCCCTTCCGCGTGTTCACGTCGCTTCTCCTGCCCGAGCTgcttcccccctccctccgtgccgaggttgaggctACCCTGGCCAAGCGGGACATCTTCCACATCCGCGTGCGCGAAATTGTTgcccaggccgaggtcgagggcggtgTGCATatggaggaggcggacgagctcgtcgcccgcgccctcgagacGTTCAAGTGGCACGACGCTGCCGCCGTCCCCCGCGACGTGTACGACCGGATGCACGCTGCGCACCCCCTTGTGGCCGACATTGCCGCCTTCAAGGGTCCTCACATCAACCACCTCACTCCTCGTGTtctcgacattgacgcgGCGCAGGCTGGCATGAGTGCGCGCGGCATCACTCCCAAGCAGATCATCGAGGGCCCGCCTAAGCGCAAGTGCGagatcctcctccgccagaCCTCGTTCCAGGCCCTCACCGAGCCTATCAAGTTTGCTGGTGGTGAGCGCGCCGGCTCGCACCGTGCGCGTTtcggcgagatcgagcaGCGTGGTTGTGCCCTCACCAAGAAGGGCCACAACCTCTACCTTCAGCTTCTCGCTACTGTTCCCCCCTCGATCAACAACGAGGAACACCAGGCTGCCCTCGCTGCGGCGTTCCAGTCCTTCCCGGACACCTACGAGGAGATGTTCGCCCAGGGTCTCGGATACTTTGAGTTCTCGCTCGCTGGCGCCGTCCCAACTTCCACGAAgagcctcgaggacctcgtcaaggccggcgTAGTCAAGCTCTCGCCCGTCACGTATGAGGACTTCCTCCCGGCCTCGGCTGCCGGCATCTTCCAGtccaacctcgacgagcacaACCGCTCGCGCGGAGGATCGCCTTCCGCCCCGGGGTGGACCAGGGAAAAGttcgccgccctcctccccgtcgACATGCGCGACAGCTTTGAGCTTCACGAGGGTATCCAGAAGCGCagcctcgaggccctcgaggccaagctcggtTTCTCTCTCGAGTAG
- a CDS encoding uncharacterized protein (Major Facilitator Superfamily): MDDGGQRSHPSTSELSPQGTALHRTTSPGIAAMSADGAGGAGVSPELATAEAERIASRLSGKSSLPPPPHHPALSMARTIGIITVATAAMSLSGAGTMSLSIALPVIMKDLAVPESQLQWISSAFALTNGCFLLLAGRLADVYGRKMLFVVGITWNALWNLVGGWMQTTAGLVVTRALAGIGSAACIPAGIGIIAATFSGRTRSSAFAAFSAGGPIGGGLGLIVGGLLTAYTNTSWRAALWCFGGVAFAVAIAGYFVIIPDRNLDKDKRIDWIGAGIITVGLVLLMFSISHAESTARGWKTGYIIALLIISVFMIAAFFAWEHYVETHTTRPPLMSLGLWTRSRGKLAATYLVGGICWMGFTSMFFNATLFYQRVQMTGIIGAMLRFVPCCVSGLLCNVIVAKIIHLVPGQTLICIGIAATGLANVFFAIAPRDAVYWGLPFNAMWMVVVGADFLMAVGSVFVSTLALPEEQSVAGAVFQTLVQLGGALGLAFVGVVQTSIVRKEQAKGVDPVTALLHGLRGAFWFGAAAAFTAGLIALVVLRGMGTYGAKAKSKKAVSESGSGSEEKSEEEVGEDAPEKSEEEVGEDAPEKRGADKV; encoded by the exons ATGGATGACGGAGGACAACGCAGCCATCCAAGCACGAGCGAGCTAAGCCCGCAGGGAACGGCACTGCACcgcaccacctcgccaGGCATTGCTGCGATGAGCGCAGATGGCGCGGGCGGAGCTGGTGTGAgccccgagctcgccacggccgaggcggaacGTATCGCCTCTCGGCTCTCTGGCAAATCCTCTCTCCCACCGcctccccaccacccagcCCTCAGCATGGCGCGCACGATCGGTATCATCACCGTCGCGACCGCAGCCATGTCCCTCTCCGGCGCGGGTACAATGAGTTTGAGTATCGCCCTTCCCGTCATCATGAAGGACTTGGCGGTCCCGGAATCGCAGTTGCAGTGGATCTCGTCGGCGTTTGCATTAACGAACGGGTgtttcctcctccttgccggGCGACTGGCGGACGTCTACGGCCGCAAGATGTTGTTCGTGGTCGGCATCACTTGGAACGCACTGTGGAACCTCGTGGGCGGTTGGATGCAGACCACCGCTGGACTGGTGGTaacgcgcgcgctcgctggTATCGGGAGCGCTGCCTGCATCCCGGCCGGTATTGGGATTATCGCGGCTACGTTTAGTGGGCGCACGAGGAGTAGTGCGTTCGCAGCGTTCTCGGCTGGCGGACCTATTGGTGGCGGGCTGGGGTTGATTGTCGGCGGCCTGTTGACAGCGTATACGAACacgagctggcgcgccgcgctgtGGTGTTTCGGTGGGGTTGCGTTCGCCGTTGCCATTGCCGGGTACTTTGTCATCATCCCCGATCGGAACTTGGACAAGGATAAGCGCATCGACTGGATCGGGGCCGGGATCATCACGGTCGGCCTGGTGTTGCTCATGTTCAGCATCTCGCATGCGGAGAGCACGGCCAGGGGATGGAAGACGGGAT ACATTATCGCTCTGCTTATCATCTCGGTATTCATGATcgcggccttcttcgcATGGGAGCACTACGTTGAGACGCATACGACGAGGCCACCCCTCATGAGTCTTGGATTGTGGACGCGCTCACGCGGCAAGCTCGCAGCGACGTATCTCGTCGGCGGGATCTGCTGGATGGGCTTTACGAGCATGTTCTTCAACGCAACTCTCTTCTACCAGCGGGTCCAGATGACGGGTATCATTGGCGCCATGCTCCGCTTCGTTCCTTGCTGCGTCTCGGGGTTGCTGTGTAATGTCATCGTGGCTAAGATCATCCACCTGGTTCCCGGCCAGACGTTAATCTGTATCGGCATCGCGGCGACGGGACTCGCCAACGTCTTCTTTGCAATCGCACCACGGGATGCCGTCTACTGGGGTCTTCC GTTCAATGCCATGTGGATGgtggtcgtcggcgccgactTCCTCATGGCTGTGGGATCCGTCTTCGTCTCAACCCTCGCCCTGCCCGAGGAACAGAGTGTTGCGGGCGCCGTGTTCCAAACACTCGTACAGCTCGGTGGAGCGCTAGGCCTTGCGTTTGTTGGTGTGGTCCAGACCTCCATTGTGCGCAAGGAACAAGCTAAGGGCGTGGACCCCGTCacggccctcctccacggCTTGCGAGGCGCGTTCTGGTTcggcgcagcggcggcgttTACTGCTGGACTGATTGCCCTCGTGGTGCTCCGCGGGATGGGGACGTATGGCGCGAAGGCGAAGAGCAAGAAGGCTGTGAGCGAGAGCGGGAGCGGAAGTGAGGagaagagcgaggaggaggtaggcgaggacgcgccggagaagagcgaggaggaggtaggcgaggacgcgccggAGAAGAGAGGCGCGGACAAGGTTTAG
- a CDS encoding uncharacterized protein (Pfam:DUF2424), with translation MVYFQPGPRLHLLLDALAFVPVHLFILPATALYHGIRYWLAPSARRFPHLTWWRYIVLNLQRARNQYMRGLCVNYPDPNAHVRIPSKYDDVCDVATVTLPPITEDVPRLEVLDSDATMKGIVHPTPVTGFWIAAKGKAGDLTAQAKPDERVIYFIVGGGYANGHPLDPHTAFSFAQLTGARVFCINYRKSLDDASAFPASLFDTLAGWSYLRDLDFQAKNIVMTGDSAGANACLALTRYLDALRGVGFDWGLPRGLALHCPWGDMTSSFPSIKRNRYTDHLIDLNTTYIPSHTRHFPSKDGAYFSPALSQNTSDGHFARLAEAEVRAYVLAGTAEAFYDEIIALKAGMRAAGMDIIYREIEGAGHSDFVSMDRPGWQGWSWGVVRNDFEDFWYATAE, from the exons ATGGTATACTTCCAGCCCGGTCCGCGCCTACACCTGCTgctggacgcgctcgccttCGTCCCAGTGCACCTTTTCATCCTCCCGGCCACAGCACTTTACCACGGGATACGGTACTGGCTTGCCCCCTCTGCCCGCCGCTTCCCGCACCTCACGTGGTGGCGCTATATCGTGCTCAACCTCCAGCGCGCACGTAACCAATATATGCGCGGTTTATGTGTCAACTATCCTGATCCGAACGCCCATGTCCGCATACCGTCAAAATATGACGACGTATGCGATGTCGCAACCGTCACCTTGCCGCCTATTACTGAAGACGTGCCCCGCCTGGAAGTGCTCGACTCTGACGCCACTATGAAGGGGATAgtccacccaaccccagTGACGGGCTTCTGGATCGCCGCCAAAGGCAAAGCAGGAGACCTGACCGCACAAGCAAAGCCCGACGAACGCGTCATCTACTTCATCGTCGGCGGGGGGTATGCCAACGGCCACCCGCTTGACCCGCACACAGCCTTCTCATTTGCGCAACTCACTGGCGCTCGGGTATTCT GCATAAACTACCGCAAGTCGCTAGACGACGCTTCCGCCTTTCCCGCCTCTCTCTTCGATACCCTGGCCGGATGGAGTTATCTCCGCGACTTAGACTTTCAAGCTAAA AATATCGTCATGACGGGCGACTCGGCGGGCGCGAATGCCTGTCTTGCCCTCACGCGGTATTTGGACGCGTTGAGGGGAGTGGGATTCGATTGGGGCCTCCCCCGCGGTCTGGCTCTTCATTGT CCATGGGGCGATATGACGTCCTCGTTCCCCTCCATCAAGCGTAACCGATACACT GACCacctcatcgacctcaACACCACCTACATCCCCTCCCACACGCGGCACTTCCCCTCAAAAGATGGGGCGTATTTCTCCCCTGCCTTATCCCAAAACACGTCAGACGGACACTTCGCCCGGCTTGCCGAAGCGGAGGTGAGAGCGTacgtcctcgccggcaCCGCTGAGGCTTTCTATGATGAGATTATTGCGTTGAAGGCCGGGATGAGGGCGGCAGGGATGGACATCATCTACCGCGAG ATCGAGGGGGCGGGACACTCGGACTTTGTGTCCATGGACAGGCCGGGATGGCAGGGATGGAGTTGGGGGGTCGTACGGAATGACTTTGAGGACTTTTGGTATGCCACGGCCGAGTGA
- a CDS encoding uncharacterized protein (Fungal specific transcription factor domain), with protein sequence MMVEHADGSPDSPNAPIQKRKRSRAGCYTCRRRKKACDNSRPVCGSCTRLGIPCVFPKLYRNAKGELVPSPQPNGRTKRLSRDSESPEIERGNALTSAVNPWDNAQAGWTAHSQPSVGSTTYLPDEGGDSGDNDVSDTALDAFLQSLNDNSGGDGQGWMLPLFADGALELDLNGGHPSAVAMQPPPFDHSPSAMQPPPPPNPTQPNFIASVLDHLPALYEYWVNSFSHVLSVLGPGHNPQVDNMFPVVQRSPLVMCALIAWAATHRANIGHPYEEVARLATEFTELQADQIDIERELTPNEREEYMWTLLILGGTEIVQGDVKGWVRRLPMTRRLLCKVVETIDFGTTITWQALAYNCAYHDILASLTTAKIPDFPYELYNRILTANDLEMDSYMGATRRIFQFLIEIAALAGKVSTIYAQPESPERDRALGRIVADALSMRARLDAADLPNGLFKHPLPVGTDRALLIVSFYTYKLAAELYLRQSVLRCGPSDLKNRRLGVRIINNIHQILGTPNESQMCFPLFLAGVATADAKGRAEVDRIFHKFSSRVQVRNVMAILNLLYEVWKRDPEGDRYVDWRKLAEEQMEVAYSFA encoded by the exons ATGATGGTCGAACACGCAGACGGCAGCCCCGACTCGCCGAATGCGCCCATTCAAAAGCGCAAGCGAAGCCGCGCTGGATGCTACacctgccgccgccgcaag AAGGCCTGCGACAACTCGCGTCCGGTATGCGGATCATG CACACGGCTTGGCATACCATGCGTGTTTCCAAAGCTGTACAGGAACGCCAAAGGCGAACTTGTCCCCAGTCCCCAGCCCAACGGCCGGACTAAGCGCCTTT CGAGAGACTCTGAGTCGCCAGAGATTGAGAGGGGCAACGCTTTGACAAGCGCAGTCAACCCGTGGGACAACGCACAGGCTGGATGGACTGCCCACTCCCAGCCGTCAGTCGGGAGTACGACGTACCTTCCTGACGAGGGAGGCGACAGCGGCGACAATGACGTCTCTGACACTGCACTCGACGCTTTCCTCCAGAGCTTGAACGACAACTCTGGCGGAGACGGCCAGGGATGGATGTTGCCTCTGTTTGCCGACGGcgcccttgagctcgacctcaaTGGCGGTCATCCGTCAGCTGTTGCCATGCAGCCCCCACCGTTCGACCACAGTCCCAGTGCGATGCaaccaccgccgccacccaacccaacgCAGCCCAACTTCATCGCCTCTGTTCTCGACCACCTCCCGGCACTGTACGAGTACTGGGTAAACTCGTTCTCCCATGTACTCTCGGTCCTCGGCCCGGGTCACAACCCGCAGGTCGACAACATGTTCCCAGTGGTCCAGCGCTCACCATTAGTGATGTGCGCGCTTATAGCATGGGCCGCAACCCACCGGGCCAATATCGGCCACCCGTacgaggaggtcgcgaGACTCGCGACCGAGTTTACCGAGCTCCAGGCCGACCAGATCGACATagagcgcgagctcacgcCGAACGAGAGAGAAGAGTACATGTGGACACTGCTCATCCTGGGCGGTACCGAGATTGTACAGGGCGACGTCAAGGGCTGGGTCCGCCGGTTACCGATGACTCGAAGGCTGCTGtgcaaggtcgtcgagacGATAGACTTTGGCACCACGATAACGTGGCAGGCACTCGCGTACAACTGTGCATATCACGACATCCTCGCGAGTCTCACGACTGCCAAAATCCCCGACTTCCCCTACGAGTTGTACAACCGCATCCTCACGGCGAACGACCTCGAGATGGATTCGTACATGGGCGCCACGCGCCGCATCTTCCAGTTCCTCATCGAGatcgctgcgctcgcgggCAAGGTGTCGACGATCTACGCGCAGCCCGAATCCCCAGAACGCGACCGCGCCTTGGGCCGCATAGTCGCCGATGCCCTGTCGATGAgggcgcgcctcgacgcggccgacctCCCGAACGGGTTATTCAAACACCCTCTCCCTGTAGGGACGGAccgcgcgctcctcatcgtctCATTCTACACCTACAAACTCGCTGCCGAGCTGTACCTCCGCCAGAGTGTGCTGCGATGTGGTCCAAGCGACCTCAAGaaccgccgcctcggcgtgcgcatcatcaacaacatCCACCAGATCCTCGGCACACCCAACGAGAGCCAGATGTGCTTCCCTCTTTTCCTTGCTGGGGTCGCGACAGCCGACGCGAAGGGCCGTGCCGAGGTCGATAGGATATTTCACAAGTTCTCGTCACGCGTCCAAGTCCGCAATGTCATGGCCATCCTCAACCTGCTGTACGAGGTGTGGAAGCGCGACCCCGAAGGTGACCGATACGTTGACTGGCGCAagctcgcggaggag CAGATGGAGGTCGCGTACTCTTTTGCGTAG